In the Elizabethkingia bruuniana genome, CAACAAGGCAAAGGCATCCTGCTAGTGGATGATGAAAACCGTGAAAACGAAGGCGACATCATCTTCCCTGCCTCTACTATTACAGAAAAAGACATGGCACTTCTGATCCGCGAATGCAGCGGAATCGTTTGTCTGTGCATTTCCGAAGAGAAAAGTAAGCACTTGAATCTTCGCCCGATGGTAGAAACCAACAACAGCAAAAATCAGACAGCATTCACCATTACGATTGAAGCCAGGGAAGGTGTAGAATCCGGCGTATCGGCTAAAGACCGTGTAACAACCATTAGAACAGCTGTAGCAGAAAATGCGCAGGCCGAGCATATTGCCAGCCCGGGACACGTATTCCCGCTTATTGCCAGAAAAGATGGTGTATTCGAAAGACGCGGCCATACCGAAGGAAGTGTAGATCTTGTAAAACTGGCAAACCTTGGTGAAGATGCTGTATTATGTGAATTAACCAATGAAGATGGTTCTATGGCAAGACTTCCTGAAATTGTAGATTTTGCGATTCAGAGAGAAATGACCGTAGTGACTATTGAAGATATTTACACCTACCGTAAAGATCTGATCAGCCAGAATTAATCTTGGCTCTCTTTATAACTTGAAAATAGTAGTGAATACGTCACTTCGAGTGAAATTCTGAAAGAATTTTGTATCGAGAAGTATGTTCATAATATTTAAATGTAAAGTGAGTTAACCCAAACCTATTACTTTAACGTACAGAAAAAATCCGTTGTGAAAATTCACAGCGGATTTTTATATAACATACATTTCAATCATTTTTTAATTATATTTGAACAAATTAACATTATACCAATCATTAATACATTTATTAGCAACAAAATATTATTTTATGAAAAACTATCTTACCATGATCTCTGCAGGATTGCTTTTGAGTGTATTTTCGTGCAAACAAAAAGAATCAGCACCTAAAAGTGACATTCTAGACGGTACTTACCGACTTGTAGGTTCTGAAACGGTAAAAGGAACCGATACCATCCGCACCACAATAGATCCGGCCAAAACCGAAATGATTAAAATGTTTAACGACAGCCATTTCGCCTTCCTGAACCACGACAAATCAAAAGGAAAAGACAGCCTGAAATCATTTTCCAGCGGTGCCGGAACTTACCAGTTAAAGGGAAAGGAGTATACCGAAAACCTGGAGTACTGCAGTTACAGAGAATGGGAAGGCAGACAGTTTCATTTTACACTGGAAAAACGTGCTGATACATTAATCCAGACAGGAGAAGAAGATATTCCGGAATTGGGGATAAAACAAAAGATAAAAGAGGTTTACGTGAAAGTAAAATAACTCATACTTATTCAAAAACATAAAAATGGGCGGAAATATTTCCGCCCATTTTTATCATAAGTTTTTATGTATTATTCTTCGTCTTCTACATTCTTCAGTGCCATCAGAAGATTATAAGCACCTTTTGTTACCCATTTTTTAGAAGTTTGTTCAGAGGTCAATCCAGTAATCTCCGTAAAACCATGTTCGGAATTACCCGTTTTCACCGGAACCATCTTGTAAGTTTTAGGTTTTACTTCCTCAAAAATATACTGTTTACCTTCGAATGCCACCACCCCGCTATCCGGAATTGCCAGAGAAGCACGGCTATTGGTCTCAATCTCTGCATTCATAAACGTACCTGGCAATAAGTGTGGTTCATAATTCTGGAAGTGACAATGAATCAGTACACTTCGGTCTGCTGCAAAATCTTTGCTGATCAGCACAATACGTGCTGTATATTTCTTTTCCGGATTCTGATTGGTATACGCAATTACCTGCTGGTCCATAGAAATCTTATCCAGATCTTTTTCAAAAACTTTTAGCACTAAGTGAATATCGCTGGTATTAACGATCTCGAATAGTTTATCTGCCGGCGATACATATTGCCCGATATTAACATTCACCGAAGAAATATAACCATCGATAGGCGAAACTACCGAGGTAACTCTTTTGATGTTATTTGCTGTTAATGCTTCCGGATTAATTCCTGCAATCCTTAGTTTTTCCCCCAGCGCCCGCATATTAATCATATGATTATTGCGCTGGTTAAGTGCCTGCTGCATTACTTTATCACTACTTGCCTGGCTCTGGTTAAGATCCCGCTGGCGCAGATAGTCTTTTTGTGAATATTCCAGATTGGATTTTGCCAGCAGGTAATCCTGTTGTATCTGTACCAGTTCGGGATTTTCAATGCTTGCTAATACCTGTCCTTTACCAATATGCTCACCCGGCATCCATTTGGTATATTTAATATAGCCGCCGAATGGAGCACTGACACTGGCTACAGACTGTGGCGGAATATCTATAGAACCGGTTACCATAATACCGGAAGCTGTTTCTTTTCCTTCCAGTGCTCCTGTTTCTATTCCTGCATTTTTATATTGTGTATCGTTTAAAACAACTTGGTTTTCCGTGGTATGGACAGCTTTTTTCTCCACCGGTGCTTCTTTGGAGCATGAAGAAATAACAACTGTTGTAAGTATAATTAAAAATATCTTGTTCATGATTAGTCAATTTTTGTTTGTTGAAGAGCATTCATTTCAGTAACAGCATCATTGAGTTTCTTTACGCTGTCAATGCTTCTGTTTCGGATATCCAGTGCCTGATTAACCAACAAGACATAATCCAGATAATTAATCTCTCCATTATAGAATTGCAGATTAGCGGTCTTTAGAATAGTCTCTGCATTTTTCAGTCCGTCATTTTGAAAATAGTCAGTCTCTTTCAGTGCATTCTGATACTGAATTGTATACTGTTTATACTGCATATTCAGATTATTCAGCGCCAGTTGGTAATTATTCGCAGCTATTTTCTCATTCACTCTTTGTGCTTCTATTGCCAGCTTCTGCGCTTTGTTGAATAAAGGAATACCTACACCTATTACAGCCGAGTGAAACCTTTTGCTGCCATCATTATAGCTTCCGTTTTCCTGATTTCCAATCATGGAAGTGTTATTGTATCCCAGGTTAATACTTGGGGATAATCGTGCTTTAGCTTCCAGTGTTCTTGCCTTCTGTATTTCCTGTTCCTGTTTTAAGGTTTCCACATAAGGGTTTCCTTCTGGGTTTTGCAATTGGGAAAATAAAGCATTTTGTACAGAGAACGACTGTTTCTCGTTTGTATAACTATCTCCGTCGTTAATCAGAAAGTTTAGTTTTTCCAATGTTACCGCTTTATCTTTTTCTATAGCCAGCAGCTGAAAATGCGCCTGGGATTTATAATTCTCGGCGGTAGATTTCTCCAGAACATTACTCTCTCCTTTTCTCAGTCTCAATGCTGCTTTGTCATAATACACTCCATAAAGACTATCCGCTTTTTTAATCAATGCGTATTTTGCATCCAGATAGTTCAGTTCATTGAAGATCAGTGTAAGCTCCCTTCTCAG is a window encoding:
- the ribB gene encoding 3,4-dihydroxy-2-butanone-4-phosphate synthase, which translates into the protein METLLEKFGVNSKERVENALLKLQQGKGILLVDDENRENEGDIIFPASTITEKDMALLIRECSGIVCLCISEEKSKHLNLRPMVETNNSKNQTAFTITIEAREGVESGVSAKDRVTTIRTAVAENAQAEHIASPGHVFPLIARKDGVFERRGHTEGSVDLVKLANLGEDAVLCELTNEDGSMARLPEIVDFAIQREMTVVTIEDIYTYRKDLISQN
- a CDS encoding lipocalin-like domain-containing protein, with translation MKNYLTMISAGLLLSVFSCKQKESAPKSDILDGTYRLVGSETVKGTDTIRTTIDPAKTEMIKMFNDSHFAFLNHDKSKGKDSLKSFSSGAGTYQLKGKEYTENLEYCSYREWEGRQFHFTLEKRADTLIQTGEEDIPELGIKQKIKEVYVKVK
- a CDS encoding efflux RND transporter periplasmic adaptor subunit; this encodes MNKIFLIILTTVVISSCSKEAPVEKKAVHTTENQVVLNDTQYKNAGIETGALEGKETASGIMVTGSIDIPPQSVASVSAPFGGYIKYTKWMPGEHIGKGQVLASIENPELVQIQQDYLLAKSNLEYSQKDYLRQRDLNQSQASSDKVMQQALNQRNNHMINMRALGEKLRIAGINPEALTANNIKRVTSVVSPIDGYISSVNVNIGQYVSPADKLFEIVNTSDIHLVLKVFEKDLDKISMDQQVIAYTNQNPEKKYTARIVLISKDFAADRSVLIHCHFQNYEPHLLPGTFMNAEIETNSRASLAIPDSGVVAFEGKQYIFEEVKPKTYKMVPVKTGNSEHGFTEITGLTSEQTSKKWVTKGAYNLLMALKNVEDEE
- a CDS encoding TolC family protein, with amino-acid sequence MQKLSVIIALFVTLWGAKAQQSISLEEAYQKILDNNLNLKGGALKIDAQKILKQSAFNLDPLNVSAEFGQFNTDKTDHKFSVSQNFRFPGFYQKQKQVFTEEWKQSLLNLSLQKWQLRRELTLIFNELNYLDAKYALIKKADSLYGVYYDKAALRLRKGESNVLEKSTAENYKSQAHFQLLAIEKDKAVTLEKLNFLINDGDSYTNEKQSFSVQNALFSQLQNPEGNPYVETLKQEQEIQKARTLEAKARLSPSINLGYNNTSMIGNQENGSYNDGSKRFHSAVIGVGIPLFNKAQKLAIEAQRVNEKIAANNYQLALNNLNMQYKQYTIQYQNALKETDYFQNDGLKNAETILKTANLQFYNGEINYLDYVLLVNQALDIRNRSIDSVKKLNDAVTEMNALQQTKID